CCCCTGCCTGGACCGTCTCGCCGATATGGTCCGGCCCGGCGGGGTGGAGGTCCACTCCACCCATACCGGGAGCATGGGCGGACTTCTCACCCTGAAAAAGCGGCAGTGCCACGCCGCTCCGATGCACCTGCTCGCTCCCGACGGTGAGTACAACATTTCCTTCCTCCAGAAGTACCTCCCCGGCGAGGAGATAGTTCTGGTCTGCGTCGCCGAACGCGAGCAGGGGCTGATCTCGCGGGAAGGCGTCACGCTCGACGACCTGGCGGCCCTGCGGTATGCGAACCGGCAGAAGGGTTCGGGGACGCGGCTGCTCCTCGATTATCTCCTGAAAGAGCGAGGGGTCGATCCGGCCCTGATCCGGGGCTACGAGCGCGAGTTCACCACACACCTCGGCGTTGCCCTGGCCGTCCGTTCGGGCGAGGCCGATTGCGGCATGGGCGTGTACTCGGCCGCGCAGGCGCTTGGCCTGAAGTTCACCCCGGTGGCGACCGAGCGCTATGAGCTGGCGATGCACACCGACACCCTTGACGACCCGCGGGTGCGCGCCTGCGTCGATGCGATCGACTCGGACGCCTTCAAGCAGGTGCTCCTGCAGATGGGTGGATACCGGGTCAGCGAGACAGGCGCGAGGCGCGTACTGCCATAAGCACCGCCTCTTCGGGTGTGGCGCAGGGGAAGACGCCGTCGATCTTCCAGGTGCCAACCCCGAACACCGCTTTTTTCATCTTCAGGGCGAGGGCGATCTCAGAGAGGGTGCCGAATTTCCCTCCTATAGCAATCACGGCGTCGGCCGACCCGACGACGAGGGCGTTTCGCGCATGGCCGAGTCCAGTCCTGATGACGACGTCGAGGTACGGGTTTTCCCCGCCGGTGCCCGGCAGGATCCCGACCGTCGTCCCGCCCGCCTCCTTCGCCCCCTTGCATGCGGCCTCCATCACCCCGCCGAGCCCGCCGCATACGAGGGTTTCGTGGTTGCCGGCGATCAGGTAGCCGGCGATCTCTGCCGCTTCGTATTCCTCAGGGGAACAGTCCCCTGCCCCGACGATTGCGATCTGCATGGGTGAGGGATCGGTACCTGAAGGTAAAAACCGTGGCGCCCGCCCCTTCTGCGCGCCCGATTGAAAAACTACTTTGTCTGTTACACCCCACCACACTACGCATGATTACCGCCCCATGCGGGGGCGTGCAGAGGGATAGAGGTGAAGGAAGTCACCAGCAGTTATGATGCACAGGCGATCGAGGGGCGCGTCCAGGAGTTCTGGCGGGCCGCCGACACCTATGCTCAGGTAAAAGATCTGCGGCGTTCAGGCAAGCAGTTCTTCTTTGTAGATGGCCCCCCGTACACCACCGGCCACATCCACCTGGGAACAGCGTGGAACAAGATCATCAAGGACGCCGTTCTCCGCCGGCACCGGATGTGCGGGAAGAACGTCATCGAGCGGGCCGGCTATGATATGCACGGGTTGCCGATCGAGGTTCAGGTCGAGCACCAGCTTGGCTTCACCTCGAAAAAGGATATCGAGGCCTACGGTATCGACCGGTTCATCGAGCGCTGCCGGGAATTTGCCCTTACCAACATGGCGGTGATGTCTGATCAGTTCAGAGCCCTTGGTATCTGGCTCGACTTCGACAACCCCTACCAGACCGTTAAAAAGGAGTATATTGAGGCGGCGTGGTGGACGCTTGCGCAGGCCGAGAAGAACAGGATGCTCGAACGGGGCCACCGCGTGGTGAACTGGTGCCCGAGGTGCGAAACCGCCATTGCCGACTCTGAAGTGGAGTACGACGACGCCACCGACCCCTCCATCTATGTGAAGTTCCCGGTGAAAGGCACCGATGACGAGTACCTGGTGATCTGGACCACGACGCCATGGACGCTCCCGGCAAACGTCGCTGTGGCCGCCCACCCCGGGATCGTCTACGCCCTGGTCGCCGCCCGGAAAGAGGGCGTCGAGGAGAAACTCTGGATCGCCGAGGCGCTCGTCGAGGAGGTGCTCAGGAAAGGGCGGTACCAGCACTTTGATGTTCTCAAAACCGTCACCGGCGCCGACCTCGCCGGGATGGAGTACGAGTCCCCGCTCGCCGCTTCAGTGCCGGCGCAGAAGGAGATCGCCCACCGCGTCGTCCTCGCCGATTACGTGGCCCTCGAAAATACCGGGCTCGTGCACACCGCACCGGGCCATGGCTGGGACGACTACCTCACCGGGATCAAATACGATCTTCCCGTACTCTGCCCGGTCGACGGCACCGGCCGGTTCACAAAAAGGGCCGGGGTGTTTGACGGGCTTTACGTCAAAGACCCGGCGACGAACCGGCAGGTCATGGACGCCCTTGGCCCCTGCCTCCTCCACGAGGGGAAGACCACCCACCGTTACGGCCACTGCTGGCGGTGCAAGACCCCGATCATCTTCCGGGCCACCGAGCAGTGGTTCATCAAGGCCTCGGAGATGCGGGACAAACTTCTCGACGAGGTCGGGAAGGTCACCTGGTACCCGGACTGGGCGGGCAGCGCCCGGTTCTACGACTGGGTGAAGGAGGCCCGCGACTGGTGCATCTCGCGCCAGCGCTACTGGGGCATCCCGATCCCGGTCTGGCAGTGCGACACCTGCGATGCACGGCGGGTGATCGCGACCGTCGCCGAACTCGAAGAGGCGAGCGGGCAGGCGGTCGCCGATCCGCACCGCCCGTACGTCGATGCGGTCACCATCCCCTGCACCTGCGGCGGGACGATGCGCCGGGTCTCCGACATCTTCGACGTCTGGTTCGACTCGGCCGTGGCCTCGTGGGCGACCCTCGGCTACCCCGGCGAAAAAGAGGCGTTCGAGAAATACTGGCCCGCAGACTTCATCACCGAGGGGCAGGACCAGACCCGCGGCTGGTTCTACTCGCAGCTCGGCGCCTCGACGGTTGCCTTCGGCAGGGCTCCCTATAAATCGGTGCTGATGCACGGCTTCGCCCTTGACGCAGAGGGGCGGAAGATGTCCAAGAGCCTGGGCAACGTCGTGGCCCCGGAGGAAGTGATAAAGACCTTCGGCGTGGACGTCCTCCGCCTCTACGTTCTTTCCGCAAACGCACCCTGGGACGATATGAAGTTCAACTGGGAAGGCGTGAAGACGGTCAACCGGGCCCTCAACATCCTCTGGAACGTCTACCGTTTCCCCCTGCCCTATATGGTCCTGGACAACTTCGCACCCGCACAGACCGCAGGCGGACTCTGGGATGAGACGGCTGTTCTGCGGATGCTTGATCAGATGCCGGACGAGGACCGCTGGATCCTCTCGCGGGTCAACAGCCTTGTCGCCAGTGTGGAGGCCGACTTCGCCGGGTTGAACCTCCACCGGGTCACCCGTTCGCTCATCACCTTCGTGCTCGAAGACCTCTCGCGGTGGTACCTCCAGATCGTCAGGCCCAGAATGTGGCTCGAAGAGGACGCCCCGGAGAAGCGCTACGCCTACGAGACGGTGTATTACGTCCTCCGCAGGCTCGTCTGCCTCCTTGCTCCTTTCACCCCGCACCTCACCGAGGAGATCTACGGGAACCTGCGGTGCGAGGGCGATCCGGCGAGCGTCCATATGCTCGACTGGCCCGCGGCCGACAGCGCCCTCATCGACGCGCCCCTTGAAACTGCGATGGGTGTCGTCCAGTCCTTTGACGATGCCGTGGCCACGGCCCGGCAGGACGGAAAGCGGAAACTTCGCTGGCCGGTCGGCGAGGTCGTGGTCGTGACCGACGCCCCGGCGGTGCGGGACGCTGTCGCCAGGCTTTCGGGACTCTGCGCCTCCCGCGCCAACGCGAAAGTGGTCACCGTCGTCACCGGGTGGTGGGATCGGATCGGCTGGAAGGCCGAGGCCGTGATGCGGGTGCTGGGCCCGAAATTTGGAAAAGAGGCCCCGAAGGTGAAAGGGGCGATCGAGGGGGCAGACGGCAACGCCCTGAAGGCCGCACTCGAAGCCGACGGTAAGGCGAGCGTCGGGGATTTTGAGGTGACGCCTGAGATGGTGACGTTCATCGAAGAGGTCCCTGAAGGCGTGTTTGCCGCCGCGATGCCCGACGCCACCGTCTATGTCGATGTCACCCTTACGCCGGAGATCGAGGCCGAGGGGTATGCCCGCGAGGTGGTCCGCCGTCTTCAGGAGATGCGCCGGCAGCGTGACCTGAAGGTGGACGAGAACATCGCCGTCGAGATTGCGATCGCCGATGCAGGCGTTGCCGACCTTGTGCGGGGTATGACCAATCTCGTCAGCGGCGAGGTGCGGGCCGCCTCGCTTGCTGTCCACGATGGCGCTGCCCTCTCGGGCGCCTGGGAACTCACTGCTGAATGGGAGGTCGAAGGCGTGCCGATGCTGATGGGCCTCTCACGGGCCCAGGACTGAGAAGAGATAGGCCCGGCCCTCAGGGGCCGGGAAGAGCGGCAGGTCTTCGTCGATGACGACGCCGCGCCGCTGGACGGTGACCCGCTCCCCGGTCTGCGGGTTCACCCCCTCTTTTGTATAGGTGCCATATCTGACCAGGGTGCCGCGCCGCTGCCATGCCGGCGTTTCGGTGAGGTTGACCCCCCGCGCAAACATCAGATCGTGCATCCCGGCGGCTTTCATCCCCCGCAGCATTGCAGCCGCTTCTCGGGGTGTGTGCCCATCCTCCACCAGGGCCGCCTGGCAGTAGGCATTGATGTGGTTCCGCCATGCCTCGGCCTGGCGCATGGCAAGGTATTCGAGGGCGTATTCGGGCGTTGCGGGGACGACGCGGGAGTCGAAGGCGATGGGTTCGTCGCAGCCGTACTCCAGGGTGAAAGCGCTCGCCGCATAGGAGGCGGCGACCGAGTCGAGTTTCTCCACCCGCCCGCCGAAGGGGAGGGCGGTGCAGTAGAGATTGATCTCGTCGGAGAACGTATAGGCGAAGAGGGGGTTGAGGCCGCTCCCGGCAAGCAGTCGCCTGCAGGTGCCGGTCATCGCCGCATGGAACCGGGCGTCGAAGGGCTTCTCACAGGTCCGGGTTAGCCCGTGGAAGGAGCGGCCGTCGAGGCGCAGAAAGACCGGGGGGTAGATAGCAAGGGCCGAGAAGATCTCGTGGCTCTCCATGGGTTCATGAACGCTTCAGGAGAAGCTCTCGTCTTTTGTGCTCCGAAATGCCGTCGAAATGTGACGGACGATGATGATGTCCCCGACATTTTTTATGATCCTGAAGGGGATGAGAAGGCCGCGGTGACCCTTGGAATCGGCAAGTTCGGGGTTCAGTTTCCCCACTGCAAGGGCGTCGATCTTTTTTCCGTCGATGTCAAGCAGAACGTCGTCGACTTCCCCGACGAGAATCGCCTTATCGGTGTATACGTTCATCCCAAAGAGCTCGGTGACCTGTGTCTTCATCACTATCGGTTCATGGTATAGACTATAAACGATAAAAAGTCTATCATTTCACATGAACGGATCCCTTAAGATCGGGCACTTATTCGGCATTCCTATCTATCTTCACTGGACTTTCCTGCTGGTGATCCCCCTGTTCGCATGGATCATCGGTTCGCAGATACTCCTCACGACCGAACTGATCGCAGGCCTCTTTGGCACCGAGATCACCATGACCCTCTTTGCCGGCGGGGCCGCACCCTATATCCTTGGGACAGCAATAGCGCTCGGCCTTTTTGCCGGGGTGCTCGTCCACGAGCTCGCTCACTCGCTGGTGGCCCGGTCGAAAGGTATCAAGATAAACTCGATCACTCTCCTGATCTTCGGCGGCGTCGCCTCGATGGAAGAGGGGCTGCCCGACCCGAAGATCGAGCTCCCGATGGCGCTTGCCGGACCCCTGACGAGCGGGGCGATCGGCCTTGTGTGCTGGGCCGTCACCTATGCCGCCGCCGCCCTGGTCGTCGGAGGGCAGATCAGCCCCGCGATCGGCGGTGTCCTGATCTTTTTCTTCGGCTACCTCGCCCTGTTAAACATCATACTCTTCCTCTTCAACCTGCTCCCGGCCTTTCCGATGGATGGCGGGCGGGTGCTGCGGGCCTGGCTTGCTAAAAAGATGCCCCTTCATCAGGCGACCCGGATCGCCGCCGATGTCGGCCGCGGGTTCGCCGTATTCTTCGGGATATTTGGGTTTCTCGTCTTCAACCCGATCCTGATCATCATCGCTTTTTTCATCTACATCGGGGCGAACCAGGAGGCCACAATGGTCCGTTATAATTTCCTGCTCCAGGACGTCACGGTCGGCGACGTGATGACCTCGCCGGTCCAGACCGTGCCGCCTGAAATCTCGGTCTCCGAGGTGATGCGGATGATGTACGAGACCAAGCACCTGGGCTTTCCGGTGGTGGACCGGGGTGTCCTTGTTGGCATGGTCACCCTCGGCGACGTCCACGCGGCGCCCGAGATCGACCGCGAGGCGATGCAGGTGCGCGACCTGATGTCGAAGGACGTTCTCACCCTCTCGCCCTCG
Above is a window of Methanofollis tationis DNA encoding:
- a CDS encoding TIGR00725 family protein, with the translated sequence MQIAIVGAGDCSPEEYEAAEIAGYLIAGNHETLVCGGLGGVMEAACKGAKEAGGTTVGILPGTGGENPYLDVVIRTGLGHARNALVVGSADAVIAIGGKFGTLSEIALALKMKKAVFGVGTWKIDGVFPCATPEEAVLMAVRASRLSR
- the ileS gene encoding isoleucine--tRNA ligase; the protein is MKEVTSSYDAQAIEGRVQEFWRAADTYAQVKDLRRSGKQFFFVDGPPYTTGHIHLGTAWNKIIKDAVLRRHRMCGKNVIERAGYDMHGLPIEVQVEHQLGFTSKKDIEAYGIDRFIERCREFALTNMAVMSDQFRALGIWLDFDNPYQTVKKEYIEAAWWTLAQAEKNRMLERGHRVVNWCPRCETAIADSEVEYDDATDPSIYVKFPVKGTDDEYLVIWTTTPWTLPANVAVAAHPGIVYALVAARKEGVEEKLWIAEALVEEVLRKGRYQHFDVLKTVTGADLAGMEYESPLAASVPAQKEIAHRVVLADYVALENTGLVHTAPGHGWDDYLTGIKYDLPVLCPVDGTGRFTKRAGVFDGLYVKDPATNRQVMDALGPCLLHEGKTTHRYGHCWRCKTPIIFRATEQWFIKASEMRDKLLDEVGKVTWYPDWAGSARFYDWVKEARDWCISRQRYWGIPIPVWQCDTCDARRVIATVAELEEASGQAVADPHRPYVDAVTIPCTCGGTMRRVSDIFDVWFDSAVASWATLGYPGEKEAFEKYWPADFITEGQDQTRGWFYSQLGASTVAFGRAPYKSVLMHGFALDAEGRKMSKSLGNVVAPEEVIKTFGVDVLRLYVLSANAPWDDMKFNWEGVKTVNRALNILWNVYRFPLPYMVLDNFAPAQTAGGLWDETAVLRMLDQMPDEDRWILSRVNSLVASVEADFAGLNLHRVTRSLITFVLEDLSRWYLQIVRPRMWLEEDAPEKRYAYETVYYVLRRLVCLLAPFTPHLTEEIYGNLRCEGDPASVHMLDWPAADSALIDAPLETAMGVVQSFDDAVATARQDGKRKLRWPVGEVVVVTDAPAVRDAVARLSGLCASRANAKVVTVVTGWWDRIGWKAEAVMRVLGPKFGKEAPKVKGAIEGADGNALKAALEADGKASVGDFEVTPEMVTFIEEVPEGVFAAAMPDATVYVDVTLTPEIEAEGYAREVVRRLQEMRRQRDLKVDENIAVEIAIADAGVADLVRGMTNLVSGEVRAASLAVHDGAALSGAWELTAEWEVEGVPMLMGLSRAQD
- a CDS encoding tRNA(His) guanylyltransferase Thg1 family protein, encoding MESHEIFSALAIYPPVFLRLDGRSFHGLTRTCEKPFDARFHAAMTGTCRRLLAGSGLNPLFAYTFSDEINLYCTALPFGGRVEKLDSVAASYAASAFTLEYGCDEPIAFDSRVVPATPEYALEYLAMRQAEAWRNHINAYCQAALVEDGHTPREAAAMLRGMKAAGMHDLMFARGVNLTETPAWQRRGTLVRYGTYTKEGVNPQTGERVTVQRRGVVIDEDLPLFPAPEGRAYLFSVLGP
- a CDS encoding PRC-barrel domain-containing protein; translated protein: MKTQVTELFGMNVYTDKAILVGEVDDVLLDIDGKKIDALAVGKLNPELADSKGHRGLLIPFRIIKNVGDIIIVRHISTAFRSTKDESFS
- a CDS encoding CBS domain-containing protein, which produces MNGSLKIGHLFGIPIYLHWTFLLVIPLFAWIIGSQILLTTELIAGLFGTEITMTLFAGGAAPYILGTAIALGLFAGVLVHELAHSLVARSKGIKINSITLLIFGGVASMEEGLPDPKIELPMALAGPLTSGAIGLVCWAVTYAAAALVVGGQISPAIGGVLIFFFGYLALLNIILFLFNLLPAFPMDGGRVLRAWLAKKMPLHQATRIAADVGRGFAVFFGIFGFLVFNPILIIIAFFIYIGANQEATMVRYNFLLQDVTVGDVMTSPVQTVPPEISVSEVMRMMYETKHLGFPVVDRGVLVGMVTLGDVHAAPEIDREAMQVRDLMSKDVLTLSPSAALAEAMQIMSRTGIGRIPVKQGNDLVGIVTRTDIMTTLEIKEA